In the Paenibacillus sp. FSL H7-0357 genome, one interval contains:
- a CDS encoding MarR family winged helix-turn-helix transcriptional regulator, giving the protein MEEKEQQLDDILTSFRCINHNFQQLLWKDAEELQITSTQLMVLRKLAMHPDIGITELADLLHLGNSAASGVVDRMVKAGLITRQRSQSDRRIFNLAVTDKGQEIRERSKQSMRKHLQPLSDIPREDVKELLRLHGEIVKILVQGRDKK; this is encoded by the coding sequence TTGGAGGAAAAAGAACAGCAGCTTGATGATATTCTGACCTCTTTCCGCTGTATCAATCATAATTTCCAGCAGCTTTTGTGGAAGGACGCAGAGGAGCTGCAGATTACCTCCACCCAACTGATGGTGCTGCGCAAATTGGCGATGCACCCAGACATCGGAATTACCGAGCTTGCCGACCTGCTCCATTTGGGGAACAGCGCTGCTAGTGGAGTAGTTGACCGTATGGTAAAGGCAGGGCTGATTACCAGACAACGCTCGCAGAGCGACCGGCGTATATTCAATCTGGCGGTGACGGATAAAGGTCAGGAAATCAGGGAACGAAGCAAGCAGTCCATGAGAAAACATTTGCAGCCGCTGTCCGACATACCTCGAGAGGATGTCAAGGAACTACTGCGGCTTCATGGTGAAATCGTAAAAATTTTGGTACAAGGGAGAGATAAAAAGTAA